The Kwoniella newhampshirensis strain CBS 13917 chromosome 11, whole genome shotgun sequence DNA segment AGCTTATACGAGGAACATGGGACTAAGCACTTTTGATGGCAGTCTGTTCAAGAGACCGCGAACGGCCGTTTAGCCAATGTGGCGCTTGTCGTCGACCTAATCTGAAAACGTTCGACTTGAAGCGTCTGCGATACAAGTTCCGTATGCATCGACTTTTCCTCTTGGCAGTGGGCCTGGATTGTAGCTGACACTCTGTGGCCCAACCACACCATATTTGGATCATGATGCTGTCATGACTGAGCAGCCATACAACTTCGAATGAAAGGGATCTCACCCCTCCACACCGTGGTAAAAAAGGCCATGCCTCAAGGACAGCTCATGTCCATGTCCCCGATGCCAAAAACGGTCCGGTTCGTTTTCAATCTCGACGCGCGACGGATTCCACCTGTCTCAACGACGGCTCTGAAAACACCGTAACGCCGCAAGTGACTGACTGCCTTGGAGGAGGTGTATTCGTCGGTGACTTTGTGTGCCATCCCACGACACAACTTTGTGGAACAGACCTGTCACATATACCCATAGCGAATACAAACACCTTTTCTTTCCCACATCTAGTTGAAAATCGACCATCTGACACCCATCACATTTCAACACCCtacatcgacatcgacatacATATCcgacaacaacaagtcACTTACATACAGCACAATGGGTGAGTTTacccctctttctctgcaTGCATGCACATATTTTAAGGGAGGCAGCTAACGTATGCGTTGTATGCATTGATGTACAGCCCGaaccaaggtgagtggatgcGTTTGTGAATTGTTTTGATTGTGGAGGACCCagtggaaagaggaagtggagacACCACCCCCTTGTCCTACACCCATCACCATACCACACCCCTTCCGGATTGCTCTTACCCTTTGCTTCAAATCAtctatctcttctcccacctCTGCTATCCTTGTGCACATCCATTGGACAAACATGACAGCTTGTCGTCTCTTTTGGTGACGATGCATGTCGACGTCTGGCTCGCCACCCAATTGTCTTTTTGCGACAGCATCTTTATGTCACATTCCCATTCGCATAACACTTCCAATTcgttccttcttcactgcCCCTCGCACGGTTCTTCATTCGGTCACGGCCGTCCATCAATAACATCTAACATGACTTGAACAGCAAACCGCCCGAAAATCTACCGGAGGAAAGGCTCCCAGGAAGCAGCGTGAGTCTTTATCTATCACTTCGTACAACTAGTCGATTGCTGACCGACCGTTTCCTTTGTTGCTGTTCTCACTTAGTCGCTACCAAGGCCGCGAGAAAGCAAGCCCCCACCCAAGTCTCTGGTGGTGTCAAGAAGCCCCACAGGTACAGGCCCGGTACTGTTGCTCTCCGAGAGATCCGACGATACcagaagtgagtggagtAACCTCAGCCTCACTCTCCGCATAGGCTGATAGGTCACCTCTACGCCAGGTCGACCGAGCTCCTCATTCGAAAGCTCCCATTCCAGCGTCTCGTTCGTGAGATTGCTCAGGACTTCAAGACTGATCGTAAGCACGCATTTCTTTGTCGGCCGCCTCTCCGTCCTAACGCTGATCTTTGTGCTTGTTCTGCTCAGTCCGATTCCAGTCGTCCGCTATCGGTGCTCTCCAGGAGGCTTCCGAAGCCTACCTCGTGTCGCTCTTCGAGGACACCAACTTGGCCGCCATCCACGCTAAGCGAGTCACCATCCAGCCCAAGGATCTCCAGCTCGCCCGACGACTCCGAGGCGAGAGGTCTTAAGCGTATTGCTTGatcctcctttccccttgTCTTTCCGTGAGACCAGCCTTTCTTCATGATTTGGCGAGACCTCTTTTGCCACCCGTATCTGTTGTTCTATTCGTTTTTCGCTGTACAAACTCTTTCAATCCGTTCGTGAACCGTTGACCCGCTCGTGCGATACCTTCGTAAAAGGTAGATAGCTTAGGCGAGACATGTATACGTGACCTGTTATCTGTAACGCAATACTGTACACAATGGTCTTGTTTTTTTGGATGCTCAAATTTATCAAGTATGCCTCAACGGTTGTCACATTATTGCGTGTCGCCATCGCTTTCCGCTCCATATGATACGTTGCATGGTCATAAAAAGTCGTCACATTGTCGTAGAATTGGCTTCCAAGACGTACGAACCTAACGTCCCTTCGCCCCCTGCTTTCTAGTCACACTCCACGATCTTCTACCACCTGCATGCCATCGTCTTTGTCACCAGCCCCACGAAGGGCAATCAGAGcatccttcatctccctcagCGTCTTCGCCTCAATCCTACTCGCGTACAACCCTAACTCGgctccccctcctcctccggcGTCTCCAgccatctcatcctcctttccaGGAGTAAGTATCGACCTTGGCAATGTGGATGCGAACGGAGTGGGGATGGAGTCGATAGGTGGTGGTCGGAGCGTCTGAGGCGATGAACGTGTTTCTCGAAGGTAGTAAACTGTTTGACGTAGGACAAATTGGATTTTCTGCAGAATGGAGAAAAAAAATGTGCGTCAGCGTGTCAGGTTTGAGAGCTTGCGTGACATCTAGTCGATACTCCAATATTCTGAGGCGGCGTGACCAGAGCAGGAATCGTGCTCACATCTAGCAAGGTCATATATCGTTCCACGCTCTCTCGAGCCAACAtccctctttcctcttcatcggcATTCGAGCCCGGGGAAACAAGGTGGGCTAAGACAGGTTTGACACATAGCAGAAGCTCGGGCACGGCCTATCACCAGCTCTCagatcagctgatgatcagAGAGGGCAGGACTTGGTCTCTTGAGGTAGGACGCGTGAGGCAAGCTACTTGACTGCAGGGGAACACAAGGCGGGTTTTTACACGAAGCGCGAGCGTACCTTCTCCACGTTTGTCAGCGCTGCGAAGAGCGAGTCGGCATCTAATGACTCGAGATCCAGTCCATCTGGCACGGAGGGATTTGGCGATGTCATTGTGCTTGTTCGACGAACGGtgcagaagacgagaaggtgTAATCAACAAAATGACTGATGCCATGTCGAGAAAGGCTAAAAATCCGATTAAGCGGTGACCACCGGTCTCACAAACCGAATAATCAACAAAAGACTGCATTCTTCAGTTCTTGAACGATGCTGCAGCGATGCGCAAATCTTCTCTGATCGACGACGGCAGACCTGATACACTGGCAGGGAATGACTGGAACCCATATGCCAGCAAGGTACCGGTGGATCAGGTGTTTGAATCATGCATGTAATCATCTACGACCCtatcgatcatcctcccccCATACTTGCGTTCTCCGCGCGTGACTACTTTCGGACAGTGGCTGAGAGCTGTTGTTTGCATGATTGGTATAAGATGGGGAAACGTTCACCTGTGTGTGGATAACAGCACGAATTATAAGGCAGCAGTCATACGCACACATTAGAGATGACACCACATGTTGAATGAGAATCAACTCACGCtgttgatcgatgagggCGTGCAGGGATTTTTCGACCTCTTGACAGTCGTGTCCgccatcttcgtccgacGACTCTGTCATTGGACCTGATTTCAATGTCTGACCAGCAATACGGAGGACCTCGACAGCCTTGCAGCACCGATTCTTGTATTCATCGTAGGTCAGACGCAACTGTTAGGGATATCAGTCGATTGAAGAGAGATAGACGATGGAATCATGATCCCCCACGTACTTCCTCGTACTTCTCAAGGGCCTCTGCTTTCTTCGTCTTAGCCTCGGACTTGCTGATCAGGTTCTCGTATTTCTTTTCCGCTTCCGCTAATCTCCTCTTGAGGTACTTTCGTCTCTTCGTCGCCGCCTTGATTTCCTTCAACAGCCTCTTTGCAAGCCTGGTTTCCGCCTCCATCAACATTTGAGCACGGAGGGACGCAGCAGGAGAGCGACGAGGTCGCTCATTACCCTGATGGTCGACACCAAAGGTCAGAGATACTTCCCACTACCAgaatggaggaagaggaaacgAGAACATACCCCGGGGCGACTACGCCTCATCGTCGCAGTGAGTTGTTCTGTGGAGGATGATACCTATGATCGTAAATGATGCACTTGTGTCTTGCAGGCCGGTCAGATGAGATGTTGAAGTACACGacagaagagaggagaaggaaagaaagcaaagaaagaagaagaaacagcGATGGTCCGTAGCTGCCTGAAAGAGAGAGTCAGAGGGATCCAGAAGTTgagtgatggatggtgGTCTGTGCGTAGAGGTAATCCAGTAAAGACGTCGGGGGATGCTTCAACCCGTTTCAGCCCCTTTTGCCGCAGTTTGAATGAGATCATGCTGGTGAGCATCTCCATAGAGATCTCATCAATGCATCAGTCAGATCAGAGAGTGGACATTCAACAAGATCAGACCGTACCAATTCGTATCTTGGCCGCCTTGCCCTGCTGATTGAGAAAGTCAGATCACGGACGTGGCCCGTCTGACACTTTACTCGACTCGATCTCGGAGAGACAGACTCGCACCGTCAGCGTCCTTTGGTAGATTCCCACTTGGGAACCACAGAGCCAATCCGTGAAGTTGAATTTGGGCAATCGAATAGCTTTCTGCAAGCACACAACATGTTGCAATGAATGGCTTTTCCTCACCTGGAGACAAGGAGTGGAGGTTGTCTCGAAATCAGTTCGCTTAAATTCATTTTCCGGGCGACTAACCTGATTTGTGTTTTCGATTGTCGCTCTCTCTACCTTTTCTGTGCACAACGAAAATGGAGCAAGCTCAGCCAAGGCGGATCCTCGTTTTGGACGGGGGAATGGTGTGTACCTCAATAACCACTATCTTGTCAGCCTCAAAGTATACAACGCACATGGCTGACACCTCTTTGTTTGATAGGGCACTACCCTCGAGACATTAGGGTTCGACGTCAACACCCCTCTGTGGGGATCCGAGCTACTGTCTTCCGATCCGGATGCGATACGAGACATACACAAGAGATATCTTGCTGCTGGAGCAGACATCATCGAGACCGCTACGTGAGTCTTTTGGCGATGAGATGTCTGAAGCGAACTGACTGTGAAAACTTTCCCGCGCAAAGATACCAATTGACCCCAGGCAACCTCTGCCAACGCCTTTCCTGCTCGGAAGAGCAAGCGGCCCAGATCCTCAGGGTGGGCGTCGATGTCCCTCATTCCGCGACTCTGAGCCTTGCAAGAGGGAGGGTGGCCTTGTCTTTCGGACCGTTCGGATCGACTCTCTCCCCCGGACAAGAGTACGGCGGTCTCTACCCCCCTCCTTATGGACCTTCGACATCCACAAACGCCTTCCCCGCCATATCGGGACCATCCAGTCCCgctgagatcgaagacATGAAGGggacggaggaggaaagcgCCATCAAAGCTCTTGCCCAATTCCATCTGGACAAATTGAGAGTGTTCGCTTTACATGCGGAGAGTtgggagaaggtcgagtgGATAGCTTTTGAGACGATACCTGTTCTTCATGAAGTGAGAGGTATAAGACGAGCGATGACTATCCTCAATCAAGAGCTGGATGGGAAATATGGCAAGGGGGATCACAAGAGCGATGTTGGAGATACTTGGTGGATCAAGAAGTTCTGGATAGTATCCCCTTTCCCATCAGGTCAACATCCACAATCACAATACGTTGTCGAAGACTCGTCCACAGATCGACCACACGTCACTGTCGAACAAGTGCTTTCTGCAatggtggaaggagatgacgCCGTACCCAATGGGACTGGCATCAATTGTACCAATCCATCTTATCTCCCTTCACTCACAAAGTCCTTCACATCTACTTATCAATCGATACTTTCCTCTCAACCTTCGCGGTCGC contains these protein-coding regions:
- a CDS encoding histone H3; its protein translation is MARTKQTARKSTGGKAPRKQLATKAARKQAPTQVSGGVKKPHRYRPGTVALREIRRYQKSTELLIRKLPFQRLVREIAQDFKTDLRFQSSAIGALQEASEAYLVSLFEDTNLAAIHAKRVTIQPKDLQLARRLRGERS